A stretch of the Mycobacterium sp. ITM-2016-00317 genome encodes the following:
- the proB gene encoding glutamate 5-kinase, whose amino-acid sequence MSAHREAIRKARSVVVKIGTTGLTTPSGEFDTNRLQSLADAIEARMRAGSDVVIVSSGAIAAGIEPLGLSRRPTDLATKQAAASVGQVALINSWSAAFGRYERTVGQVLLTAHDISMRVQHNNAQRTLDRLRALHAVAIVNENDTVATNEIRFGDNDRLSGLVAHLVGADALILLSDIDGLYDGDPRKAAKDNPARFIPEVAGPDDLEGVTAGRGSDLGTGGMVSKLSSALLAADAGVPVLLAAASDAAVALDDASVGTVFAPRQERMSARRFWVRYAAEAAGALTLDDGAVRAVVRQRRSLLPAGITAVSGRFYGGDVVELRNQDGTMVARGVVAYDAAELATMLGRSTSDLPAEMRRPAVHADDLVAV is encoded by the coding sequence ATGAGCGCCCACCGGGAGGCGATCCGTAAGGCGCGCTCGGTGGTGGTCAAGATCGGCACCACCGGGCTGACGACGCCGTCGGGGGAGTTCGACACCAACCGGCTGCAGTCACTGGCCGATGCCATCGAGGCGAGAATGCGGGCCGGTTCGGATGTGGTGATCGTTTCCTCGGGCGCGATCGCGGCGGGCATCGAGCCGCTCGGTCTGTCCCGACGGCCGACCGACCTGGCCACCAAGCAGGCCGCGGCCAGCGTCGGGCAGGTGGCCCTCATCAACTCGTGGAGCGCGGCGTTCGGCAGGTATGAGCGCACCGTGGGGCAGGTGCTGCTGACCGCTCACGACATCTCGATGCGCGTGCAGCACAACAACGCCCAGCGCACCCTGGACCGGTTGCGTGCGCTGCACGCGGTCGCCATCGTCAACGAGAACGACACCGTGGCCACCAACGAGATCCGGTTCGGCGACAACGACCGGCTCTCGGGGCTGGTGGCCCACCTCGTCGGCGCCGACGCGCTGATCCTGCTGTCGGACATCGACGGTCTCTACGACGGTGATCCCCGCAAGGCGGCCAAGGACAACCCGGCGCGGTTCATCCCCGAGGTAGCCGGGCCCGACGACCTCGAAGGCGTGACAGCGGGCCGCGGCAGTGATCTGGGCACCGGCGGCATGGTGTCGAAGCTGTCCTCGGCCCTGTTGGCCGCCGATGCCGGGGTGCCGGTGTTGCTGGCCGCGGCCTCCGACGCCGCCGTCGCACTCGACGACGCGTCGGTGGGCACGGTGTTCGCGCCGCGTCAGGAGCGGATGTCGGCGCGGCGGTTCTGGGTGCGCTACGCCGCGGAGGCCGCCGGCGCGTTGACCCTGGATGACGGAGCGGTGAGAGCCGTGGTGCGGCAGCGCCGTTCGCTTCTTCCTGCCGGCATCACGGCGGTGTCCGGCCGGTTCTACGGGGGCGACGTCGTCGAGCTCCGCAACCAGGACGGCACGATGGTCGCCCGCGGTGTGGTGGCCTATGACGCCGCCGAGTTGGCGACCATGCTGGGCCGGTCCACCTCGGATCTGCCTGCCGAGATGCGCAGGCCCGCCGTGCACGCCGACGACCTCGTCGCGGTCTAG
- the obgE gene encoding GTPase ObgE yields MPRFIDRVVIHARAGNGGNGCASVHREKFKPLGGPDGGNGGRGGSVVFVVDPQVHTLLDFHFHPHVAAPSGKQGAGSNRDGAAGADLEVKVPDGTVVLDEHGQILADLVGAGTRFEAAAGGRGGLGNAALASRARKAPGFALLGEKGEARDLTLELKTVADVGLVGFPSAGKSSLVSAISAAKPKIADYPFTTLAPNLGVVSAGEHTYTVADVPGLIPGASEGRGLGLDFLRHIERCAVLVHVVDCATLEPGRDPVSDIEALEAEIAAYTPTLQGDSILGDLAERPRAVVLNKIDVPDARELADFVREDIATKFGWPVFEISTVAREGLRPLTFALWDMVAAYRASQPAVVPRRPVIRPVPVDETAFSVEPDGQGGFVVKGTRPQRWVAQTNFENDEAVGYLGDRLARLGVEDELIKLGAKPGCAVTIGDMTFDWEPQTPAGVDVYLSGRGTDIRLEQTDRVGADERKAARKARRQSEPEE; encoded by the coding sequence ATGCCCCGGTTCATCGACCGCGTCGTCATCCACGCGCGGGCCGGTAACGGCGGCAACGGGTGCGCCTCCGTTCACCGCGAGAAGTTCAAGCCGCTCGGCGGCCCCGACGGCGGTAACGGCGGACGCGGCGGCAGCGTCGTTTTCGTCGTGGACCCCCAGGTGCACACGCTGCTCGACTTCCACTTCCACCCGCACGTGGCCGCGCCCAGCGGCAAGCAGGGCGCGGGCAGCAACCGGGACGGCGCCGCGGGCGCCGATCTGGAGGTCAAGGTCCCCGACGGCACCGTCGTACTCGACGAACACGGCCAGATCCTCGCGGATCTGGTCGGTGCCGGCACCCGCTTCGAAGCCGCTGCAGGCGGCCGCGGCGGACTCGGTAACGCGGCCCTGGCCTCGCGGGCGCGCAAGGCGCCCGGCTTCGCGCTTCTCGGCGAGAAGGGTGAGGCCCGCGATCTCACGCTGGAGCTCAAGACCGTCGCCGACGTGGGCCTGGTGGGTTTCCCGTCGGCAGGCAAGTCTTCACTGGTGTCCGCGATCTCGGCCGCCAAGCCGAAGATCGCCGACTACCCGTTCACCACGCTGGCCCCCAATCTCGGTGTCGTCTCCGCCGGCGAACACACCTACACCGTCGCCGACGTTCCGGGACTGATTCCCGGCGCCTCGGAAGGCCGCGGCCTCGGACTGGATTTCCTGCGGCACATCGAACGCTGCGCGGTGCTCGTGCACGTCGTCGATTGCGCGACCCTGGAGCCCGGCCGCGATCCCGTCTCCGACATCGAGGCGCTGGAGGCCGAGATCGCGGCGTACACGCCGACGCTGCAGGGTGATTCGATCCTGGGTGATCTCGCCGAGCGCCCCCGCGCGGTGGTGCTGAACAAGATCGACGTTCCCGACGCCCGCGAACTGGCGGACTTCGTGCGCGAGGACATCGCCACCAAATTCGGTTGGCCGGTGTTCGAGATCTCGACCGTCGCCCGGGAAGGGTTGCGGCCGTTGACGTTCGCGCTGTGGGACATGGTGGCCGCCTACCGGGCCAGCCAGCCCGCCGTGGTGCCGCGCCGACCGGTGATCCGGCCGGTCCCGGTCGACGAGACCGCGTTCTCCGTCGAACCCGACGGTCAAGGCGGCTTCGTGGTCAAGGGCACCCGGCCGCAACGCTGGGTCGCCCAGACCAATTTCGAGAACGACGAAGCCGTCGGCTACCTCGGGGACCGGCTGGCTCGCCTCGGCGTCGAGGACGAGCTGATCAAGCTCGGCGCCAAACCCGGATGCGCGGTGACCATCGGCGACATGACCTTCGACTGGGAGCCGCAGACCCCGGCCGGTGTCGACGTGTACCTGTCGGGACGCGGCACCGACATCCGTCTGGAGCAGACCGACCGGGTCGGGGCCGACGAGCGCAAGGCCGCACGGAAGGCGCGCAGGCAGAGCGAACCCGAAGAATGA